The sequence CTGGGCGAGCCGGAAGCAGTTTCGGCAGCTATCATTAGCCACATGTACCCCTTTGGCCCGCGTCCAACCACTCGTGAAGGGTGGGTATTAGCGGTAGCCGACAAATTGGCTTCACTGGCCGATCTGAGTGCATTTATCGGTGGGTTGTTCTCTGGACGGAGTCTCCATATTCGCCGCCAGCTCTGCAAGAGTGACCCCTTTTACGCCTCGCGCCGTGCCCGACGACGGCACCGCCGTCTGATCAGTTCACTCTGGCGGCGACTGGGCCGCAAGGGCCTTAGCTGGTGGCGTTTCGATGGTCGTGAAACGGTAGGGCGGGTTTAGAGTTCGTGGTTGGATACAGCTATCAGAGGTCACGATGGGGGGTTGGTAGGGGCGCAGCGGTGCTGTGCCCCTACCACATTACGACATAGTGGCGATGAGGGGATGGGTATGGCGCTGTGCAATGCGGGCCAGTGGCCCGCGCACCCAGGCGGCGCAGCGGTGCTGTGCCCCTACCACATTATGACATAGTGGCGATGTGGGGATGGGTACGGGTAGATGGATAACAACGTGATGGCGGGGTTACATCCACATGATTCAGCGAACAGGTTTAGAACCCCCGTTCGGTGTGGTGAGGGATAGCCGGTATGTAGATGTGATAGATGTCTCACCGCTGCACATCCCGATGCAAAACCTGTGTTATAATCACTGTACCATTGCACACTACCAATTTACCATCATCGCGGTGACCCGTAGGCCCGGATGCCAGGGCGTAAAGGTGGAAGCTGGTGAGAGTCCAGCGCTGTGCCGCAACTGTAACCGGCTACTACAAGCCGGAAGCCAGGACGCCTGCCGCGATAGAGTGTTCGTTCAGCCCTTCTCGAGCTAAGGAGGATGAACGAGGCCTGCATGAGGTTATCATGCGGCGTCATCGTTTCATAGCCCCGACCGAGAAGGTCGGGGTTTTTGTTTATATGTCAACAGAAGGAGACGGTCGTGTCTGAGGAGACAACTGCACCGATTGGGCCGGGGTCGTCGCCCGAAGCAGCGGCCCGCCGCAAGGCGGTGAGAGCGAGCCATGCACCGAAAGGGTTGGTCATTGTCAATACCGGTGAAGGGAAAGGGAAGACAACCGCTGCCCTGGGTATTCTGCTGCGGGCCTGGGGGAGAAATATGCGCGTCGGTGGTGTGCAGTTTATCAAGCACGAGCAGGCAAAGTTTGGTGAGTTGCGGGCGCTTGAACGAATGGGGATTACACTAACACCACTCGGTGATGGTTTTACCTGGACCAGCCGGAATCTCGACGAGACCCAAGCCCGTGCATTGCATGGCTGGGAAGTGGCCAAACAACAGATCACTAGTGGCAATTTCGATGTGTTCTTGCTTGATGAGTTTACGTATGTGATGCACTACGGTTGGCTGCCGGCGACTGAAGTTGTCTCGTGGCTCCGTGCGAACAAACCGCCGATGTTACATCTGATCATTACCGGTCGCTATGCGCCGGCCGAATTGATCGAGTATGCCGATCTGGTCACGGAAATGCGTGAAGTAAAGCATCCGTTCCGCGATCAAGGGATTCGCGCCCAGCCAGGGATCGAGTATTGACGGCTCTCTAAGCCGGTACACGGGGGACACATGGGCGAACAGCTTAAGCGCAATATGGTGCAGCGACTCGATGGGCGGCTCGTGAATGCCGGTGCTCGTCGGGGGATGTTGATCGTCTGTGCCACCGGTTGCTGCTGTGGTCATACGGAACGTGGTTTTGCACCGGTTCCGACCGATCTGTATCATCAAGAATGGGAACGCCGCCGTTTGCGCAATCGTGTGCATCTTAGTCAGGGTGGGTGTTTAGGGCCATGCCCGCTGGCGAATGTTGCCCTCTTGCTGTTCGATGGCCGTCCTTACTGGTTTCACTCGCTCAATGATCCGGCATTAGTACCAGTTCTGTACGATTTTATCGAAGACCTATTGGCTGCTGAGCGTCCTGTTGGTCCACCACCGGCACTGGCACCACATCTGTTCAACGGCTTTGCCTGGGATGGCGTAGAAGCTGCGACGGCTACCCTCGACCGTCTGCCGGCGATGGCCGGTAATGGGATTCTCGTTCTAAGTCAGGCCGATACTGATCTCCTGGCCCTTGAGCAGGCGCAGGCCTTGCTCCCAGAAGGTTTTGCTCCGCTGTATATGGCGCATATTGGCCGTCTCACCGAACCAGCCGCGATTGATCGTCTGCTCGAACAACATCTACCGGCTGCGGCAATTGTAGTGGTGCGGCTCCACAGTCCGGCTGCATTTTTGTACGGTCTGGAACGATTACAGCAGTGGGCTGCGGCTACCGATGGTTTTCTGCTCTGCCTGCCGGCAGTCGATGAGGTAGACCCCGATCTGATGGCCCGATCAACGGTGGGAGTACCATTGGCGATGCTGATCAGCGCCTATTTTCGGGCAGGTGGGGCGGTGAATCTGGCCAACGGACTGCAATGTCTGAGTGACCATCTGCTGGTGAGCGGATGGGGCTACGATCCGCCAATTGAGCTGCCGTTACACGGGATGTATACCCCGCCACGACCGGCACGCCGTGGTCGCAGACAAGATGCAGCGACTATCACGGCGGCAGCAAGCGATGCACCGACAGTTGGGGTGCTCTTTTACCGTGCCCATCTTCTGAGCGGGAATACAGCGTTTGTCGATGCGCTGATCGCGGGCTTGCAGGCACGTGGTATGCAAGTACGTGCTGTCTACACACAATCGCTGAAGGCAACCGCTACCGACGGGTTGCCGATTGGGTTAGGATTGTTACAGCAAGCTGGCCCGCCGGATGTGATCGTTTCGACTCTTAGTTTCGCGCTTGGTGCTGATGATCCGCATCCGTTCAGTCGTCTTGATGTTCCGGTGGTGCAGGCACTACTCGGTAGCAGCAGTCGTGAGGTGTGGCAACGCGATGGTCGTGGCCTTGGGCCGCTCGATACAGCCATGAACGTTGCTCTACCAGAACTCGATGGCCGTATCATCGGGGTGCCGATTGCGTTCAAGTCGCAGGAAGGGGAAACAGCCGCCCATTCATTACCGGATCACGAACGAATCGAGCGCCTAGCTGGGTTGGTCTGGCGATTGACCCAGTTGCGCCGGAAGCCGAACAGCCAAAAGCGGATTGCTATCATCTTGACGAATAGCAGCGCGAAAGCGCAACGGATCGGGAATGCTGTTGGCCTGGATGCACCGGCGTCGCTGATGCGCATCTTTGCGGCCCTCCGTGAGGCTGGTTATGCCGTGGGTGAATTACCGGAGAGTGGTGATTCGCTGATTGCCAGTCTGATCGCACGCTGTTCGTATGATGAGACCTGGCTGACAACTGAGCAGTTGGCACAGGCCTATCGTGTTCCTGGCGAAACCTATCGGCGCTGGTTTGCCGAATTACCGCTGCCGTTGCAAGAGGCTATGATCCGTCAGTGGGGACCGCCCCCCGGCCAGGCGTATGTACACCGCGGTGATCTGGCGCTGGCCGGAATGGAAGTTGGCAACTGCTTTATCGCCCTCCAACCACCACGTGGCTACGATATGGACCCTGACGCCATTTATCACCGACCTGATTTACCGCCACCGCATAACTACTACGCCCTTTACCGCTGGTTGCGTGATGAATGGCGGGCTGATGCCATGATCCATCTCGGCAAGCACGGTACCCTCGAATGGTTGCCTGGTAAAGGGGTTGGTTTGAGTGCTCTTTGTTTTCCCGATCCCTTCCTGGCAGATATGCCTTTGATCTACCCTTTCATCATCAACGACCCCGGTGAGGGTACCCAGGCAAAACGGCGCGCCCACGCGGTCATTGTGGATCATCTCACCCCACCGATGACAAGTGCCGGCGCATATGGTGATCTGGCCGAGCTGGCTCAACTGGTTGATGAGTACTATCGTATGGAGCGACTCGATCCAACCAAGCTACCACTCCTGCAACGGCAGATTTGGAATGTGCTCCAACGTAGTCAATTGGCCGATGACCTGCGCTACATATTGCAGGCCGATCACGGTGATCATCGTCACGAGTGGGATGGTAGTGTGCTGGAGGATGGCACACCGACCGTTCTGGCCGAGCTAGAGGGGCGCGAGGTGGCCCATCTCCTCGAAGACATTGAAGGGTATCTGTGCGAGCTGACCGGTGCCCAGATTCGTGATGGGTTGCATATTCTCGGCACGTTGCCAGAAGGCGAGCAGTTCGTCGATCTCGTATATCATCTGCTGCGGTTGCCAAATCTCGATGCCCCTAGTCTGCCAGCCGCCGTCGCCACTGCACTTGGCGTTGACTGGTCGGCATTACAGGAAGCGCCAGGGCGGCGGCGCACTGGAGACGCCCACTTTTTGACGAATGCCGATCTGATTGAACACATCGAAACACTCTGTCGAACCCTACTGCGTCAGCTTTGTGATCACGACTGGGCTGCGTCGGCAATTGGTGAGGTGGTAGCACAGGTGCTACCCGGTTGCAGTGACAGTTCACCTATCTCGCAAGCCCTACACTACGCCTGTGACCGGCTTGTGCCACGGCTCCGCCAGAGTGCCGCTGCCGAAATCGATCATTTGCTGGCAGCTCTGGCCGGGCGCTTCGTACCACCAGGGCCGAGTGGTGCCCCCACACGAGGAATGGCGCATGTGTTGCCCACTGGACGCAACTTCTACAGCCTTGATCCGCGTAGCGTGCCCAGTATGGCTGCCTGGGAGACCGGCCAGGGGTTGGCAAATGATCTGTTACGCCGCTATCAACAAGAATACGGCGCCTGGCCCGAAAGTGTGGGAATCAGCATCTGGGGTACCAGTCTTATTCGTACTGCCGGTGATGATGTAGCGCAGGTGATGGCCTTGTTGGGCGTGCGACCGCGCTGGCAACGCGAAAATCGGCGGGTTATCGGCTTTGAGGTTATTCCGCTCACCGAATTGGGTCGGCCACGCATCGATGTCGTCTGTCGGATCAGTGGTTTCTTCCGCGATGCGTTTCCTCATCTGATTGAGCTGCTCGATCAGGCGGTACAAACGATCATTGATCTTGAGGAACCGTTTGAGCTGAATTTCCCACGCAAACATGCTCATCTAACGGCGCAGACGTTGGCAGAAGGTGGTATGCCCATTGAAACGGCACAACGCGAAGCGCGCTACCGCATCTTTGGCAGCCCGCCAGGAAGTTACGGCGCCGGGATGCTCCCGCTCATCGACGGGCAAAACTGGGTGAACGATGCGGATCTGGCCAGGGTATATCTGCGTTGGGGTGGATATGCGTACACAAGCACTGAACAAGGGATACCGGCAGAGAATGCCTTTGCCGCTGCTCTCAGCACCGTTCAGGTCGCCACTAAAAATCAGGACAATCGCGAACACGACATCTTCGATAGTGATGACTATTTCCAGTTTCATGGTGGCATGATCGCGACCATTCGTGCACTTACCGGCCGCAATCCCGCCCGCTACTTTGGCGATAGCAGTGATCCTTCGCGACCACGCACCCGCGATCTACGCGAAGAAGCCCGTCGTGTCTTTCGGACGCGGGTGGTCAATCCGAAATGGCTGGACAGTATCCGTCGGCACGGCTACAAAGGTGGCCTGGAACTGGCAGCAACCGTTGATTACCTCTTCGGTTACGATGCAACCGCTCAGGTGCTAGCCGACTGGATGTACGAGCAGGTTACAGAACGGTATGTACGTGATCCGGAGGTACAACAGTGGTTGCAAGAAGTGAATCCCTGGGCGTTGCAAGCGATGGCTGAACGGCTCAACGAAGCAATTGGCCGGGGAATGTGGCGCAATCCCTCGCCAACAGCTCAGGCTGCCATCGCCGAGATTCTGAACCAGGGTGAAGCTGCGCGCGAGGGACTGTCTACGGCAAATGACGACTATCGCGAATCAGCGTAGCAATAAACATAGGAAAGGAGGAAACCATGGATCTGCTGCAAACGACGATCAATCAGATCGGGCCACTCGACGATCAGGCAGCTACTGCTGCGCGTCGCCGCCAGGATACGCTTACGAAGCCAGCAGGTTCACTCGGACGATTGGAAGAGTTATCGATTCGGATTGCCGGTATTACCGGACGCGAACGGCCACGCTTAACTACGCCGGCTGTGATTGTTATGGCTGGCGATCATGGCGTAGCCCGCCAGGGTGTCAGTGCATTCCCACAAGAGGTCACGCCCCAGATGGTCTTGAACTTTCTGCGCGGGGGCGCCGCAATCAACGTTCTGGCCCGTCATGTCGGCGCCCGCGTGATCGTGGTTGACATTGGGGTTGCGGCTGATTTGCCTGCCCATCCTGAGTTGATCAGTCGCAAGCTCGCCTATGGGACAGCCGATTTTACTCAAGAACCGGCAATGAGTCGAGACCTTGCTCGTCAGGCAATTGAAGTTGGTATTACCTGCGCTTATGAAGCCATCGATAGCGGAGTAGACCTGCTGGCTACCGGAGAAATGGGCATTGCCAACACCACGGCAGCAAGTGCCATTGTCGCCGCGATCACCGGTCGCCCACCGAGCGAGGTCACCGGGCGCGGTACCGGGATTGATGATACCGGTCTGGCGCGCAAAATTGCGGTCATCGAAAAGGGGTTGGCGCTCCATCGTCCCAATCCGCACGATGGTCTCGACGTGTTGGCAAAGGTAGGCGGCCTGGAAATCGGTGGCCTAGCTGGTGTGATCCTCGGCGCGGCGGCCCGACGGGTGCCGGTTGTCATCGACGGTTTCATTTCGGGAGCAGCAGCCCTGATTGCGGCCACGTTAGCACCTGCCGTCACGCCGTATCTGATCGCCGGTCACCGGTCAGTTGAGCGTGGGCATAGTGCCGTCTACAGTCATCTCGATCTCCAACCACTCCTCGATCTCAACATGCGGCTGGGCGAGGGAACCGGCGCGGTGCTGGCAATGTCACTCTGTCAGGCAGCGTGCAAAATACTCGACGAAATGGCGACATTTGCCGAAGCTGGTGTATCGGAAGGTGAGCAGCAATCGAAGTAACACCGTATCTACAACGGAGGTCGATGATGAAGCGATGGCAGCGGTGGCTCATTGTCTGTGTAGGGGCGGCCCTCTTGCTGGTGTTTGAGGCGCAACCGGTATATGCGATGCACATCATGGAGGGGTTTCTCCCACCCCTGT comes from Chloroflexus sp. Y-396-1 and encodes:
- a CDS encoding HD domain-containing protein; the protein is MYWETITDLLHHPRVIETRYHMHHSVPKHDHLMRSVHFSYYLAPFFGADQVTCVRAALLHDLDSRYGTLTTHGAIAARVAAELGEPEAVSAAIISHMYPFGPRPTTREGWVLAVADKLASLADLSAFIGGLFSGRSLHIRRQLCKSDPFYASRRARRRHRRLISSLWRRLGRKGLSWWRFDGRETVGRV
- the cobO gene encoding cob(I)yrinic acid a,c-diamide adenosyltransferase produces the protein MSEETTAPIGPGSSPEAAARRKAVRASHAPKGLVIVNTGEGKGKTTAALGILLRAWGRNMRVGGVQFIKHEQAKFGELRALERMGITLTPLGDGFTWTSRNLDETQARALHGWEVAKQQITSGNFDVFLLDEFTYVMHYGWLPATEVVSWLRANKPPMLHLIITGRYAPAELIEYADLVTEMREVKHPFRDQGIRAQPGIEY
- the cobN gene encoding cobaltochelatase subunit CobN; protein product: MGEQLKRNMVQRLDGRLVNAGARRGMLIVCATGCCCGHTERGFAPVPTDLYHQEWERRRLRNRVHLSQGGCLGPCPLANVALLLFDGRPYWFHSLNDPALVPVLYDFIEDLLAAERPVGPPPALAPHLFNGFAWDGVEAATATLDRLPAMAGNGILVLSQADTDLLALEQAQALLPEGFAPLYMAHIGRLTEPAAIDRLLEQHLPAAAIVVVRLHSPAAFLYGLERLQQWAAATDGFLLCLPAVDEVDPDLMARSTVGVPLAMLISAYFRAGGAVNLANGLQCLSDHLLVSGWGYDPPIELPLHGMYTPPRPARRGRRQDAATITAAASDAPTVGVLFYRAHLLSGNTAFVDALIAGLQARGMQVRAVYTQSLKATATDGLPIGLGLLQQAGPPDVIVSTLSFALGADDPHPFSRLDVPVVQALLGSSSREVWQRDGRGLGPLDTAMNVALPELDGRIIGVPIAFKSQEGETAAHSLPDHERIERLAGLVWRLTQLRRKPNSQKRIAIILTNSSAKAQRIGNAVGLDAPASLMRIFAALREAGYAVGELPESGDSLIASLIARCSYDETWLTTEQLAQAYRVPGETYRRWFAELPLPLQEAMIRQWGPPPGQAYVHRGDLALAGMEVGNCFIALQPPRGYDMDPDAIYHRPDLPPPHNYYALYRWLRDEWRADAMIHLGKHGTLEWLPGKGVGLSALCFPDPFLADMPLIYPFIINDPGEGTQAKRRAHAVIVDHLTPPMTSAGAYGDLAELAQLVDEYYRMERLDPTKLPLLQRQIWNVLQRSQLADDLRYILQADHGDHRHEWDGSVLEDGTPTVLAELEGREVAHLLEDIEGYLCELTGAQIRDGLHILGTLPEGEQFVDLVYHLLRLPNLDAPSLPAAVATALGVDWSALQEAPGRRRTGDAHFLTNADLIEHIETLCRTLLRQLCDHDWAASAIGEVVAQVLPGCSDSSPISQALHYACDRLVPRLRQSAAAEIDHLLAALAGRFVPPGPSGAPTRGMAHVLPTGRNFYSLDPRSVPSMAAWETGQGLANDLLRRYQQEYGAWPESVGISIWGTSLIRTAGDDVAQVMALLGVRPRWQRENRRVIGFEVIPLTELGRPRIDVVCRISGFFRDAFPHLIELLDQAVQTIIDLEEPFELNFPRKHAHLTAQTLAEGGMPIETAQREARYRIFGSPPGSYGAGMLPLIDGQNWVNDADLARVYLRWGGYAYTSTEQGIPAENAFAAALSTVQVATKNQDNREHDIFDSDDYFQFHGGMIATIRALTGRNPARYFGDSSDPSRPRTRDLREEARRVFRTRVVNPKWLDSIRRHGYKGGLELAATVDYLFGYDATAQVLADWMYEQVTERYVRDPEVQQWLQEVNPWALQAMAERLNEAIGRGMWRNPSPTAQAAIAEILNQGEAAREGLSTANDDYRESA
- the cobT gene encoding nicotinate-nucleotide--dimethylbenzimidazole phosphoribosyltransferase produces the protein MDLLQTTINQIGPLDDQAATAARRRQDTLTKPAGSLGRLEELSIRIAGITGRERPRLTTPAVIVMAGDHGVARQGVSAFPQEVTPQMVLNFLRGGAAINVLARHVGARVIVVDIGVAADLPAHPELISRKLAYGTADFTQEPAMSRDLARQAIEVGITCAYEAIDSGVDLLATGEMGIANTTAASAIVAAITGRPPSEVTGRGTGIDDTGLARKIAVIEKGLALHRPNPHDGLDVLAKVGGLEIGGLAGVILGAAARRVPVVIDGFISGAAALIAATLAPAVTPYLIAGHRSVERGHSAVYSHLDLQPLLDLNMRLGEGTGAVLAMSLCQAACKILDEMATFAEAGVSEGEQQSK